DNA from Actinoplanes sp. SE50/110:
TCCGGTGTGCACCACCGTCGCGCCCGGCAGGGTGAACAGCCGGGCCTCGATCGACGCCACGATCAGGTCGGCGTCGGAGTAGGACCGGCCGGTGGCACCCGGGCCGCCCTGGAACAGGGTGTCGCCGGTGAAGACGCAACCCAGGTCGGGGGCGTGCAGGCAGACCGCGCCCGGGGCGTGACCCGGGGTGTGCAGGACGGTCAGCGTGGTGCCGGCCACCTGGACCCGGTCACCGTCGGCCAGGTCCGCGTCCCAGGTCACCGCGTCGCCGTGGGTCAGCTTCCAGAGCGGGGCCTCGGCGGGGTGCAGCAGGATCGGCGCGCCGGTCCGCTCGCGCAGCGCCGGGGCGACCCGCACGTGGTCGTCGTGGGCATGGGTGCAGACGATCGCGGTGACCCGGCGCTCGCCCACGATCGCCATGATCGCGTCGACGTCGTGCGGCGCGTCGATCACCACGCACTCGGTGTCGTCGCCCACCACCCAGACGTTGTTGTCGACGTCGAACGTCTGCCCGTCCAGGCTGAACGTCCCGCTGACCACGCCATGATCCACCCGCGCCGGCTGCATTCCCCGATTGTGCCCTGCCACCCGCGTACCGCCGCCATCGCCGCCGCAACCGGCAGCGGACCGCGGGTGACGCGGCCGGCGGTGATCGCCGGCCGCATCACCGCCGTGGTCACTCCGGCAGGGCCGCGTCGGTGGTCGCCGCCCGCTCCGAGCGGGCACGTGGGTCATCCCGACTGCGTCAATCTCGTGGCAGACCATGCCA
Protein-coding regions in this window:
- a CDS encoding MBL fold metallo-hydrolase gives rise to the protein MQPARVDHGVVSGTFSLDGQTFDVDNNVWVVGDDTECVVIDAPHDVDAIMAIVGERRVTAIVCTHAHDDHVRVAPALRERTGAPILLHPAEAPLWKLTHGDAVTWDADLADGDRVQVAGTTLTVLHTPGHAPGAVCLHAPDLGCVFTGDTLFQGGPGATGRSYSDADLIVASIEARLFTLPGATVVHTGHGADTTIAAERA